The stretch of DNA TGCTGAGCCCGCGATGACCACACCGATTGCCCAACGTACAAATGTATCTTTTCCAATGTAGCGCCCTGCATAACCAATTGCTAAACATAAAAGTATAACGGCAGCGGCAATAGGGATGATGTGATTAATAAGATCTGTTTGCAGGGCCGTTAAAGCTTTGTTAGCTTTATCCAGAACCTGAGCATACGCAGGATTATTCATAAAAAGAACAGTTATAGCCGCAGCAGTTGCTATGCTTTTATTATTTTTTTTTAATAATTGTTTTATGTTTTGTATTTTCATTGAAATTATCCATAAATAAATAACTATTTTTCTTTTTTGCAATATAAGTGAAAATGATCATTGTATATTCACAACTTATAGATG from Bartonella taylorii encodes:
- the trwL gene encoding VirB2 family type IV secretion system major pilin TrwL; protein product: MKIQNIKQLLKKNNKSIATAAAITVLFMNNPAYAQVLDKANKALTALQTDLINHIIPIAAAVILLCLAIGYAGRYIGKDTFVRWAIGVVIAGSATELVTMLFKTP